ATAGGAATGTACAGTATGACAGAGATACATTGTGTGGCTGAAAACACAGCAGAAGTCTTGTGATTTAACTTCCGCCCCCTCATCTCTGTAACCCCACCCAACCAGGAAGCTCAGACATCTCCAGTCTCCTCCCCCCTGGCTTTCCCTGTGACAATGTCATGTTTGTGTACCCCCCTGCTCTCTATGGAGTCCGTAGTCAGCTTGATAATGCCTGGGACCCCTGTGGGATTATAGACTGgtctgtctgctgtctgtatGGGACCTTCACCTACTCCTACATTGACCTGTTCAGAAGAACTGGGGAGTCCTTGACCTTTGACCTATAGAGATGCTCTGTCACCCACTGTTGTTGTTAGCTCCTTCTCTTGTTAGTCCACTCCTTCTCTTGTTAGTCCACTCCTTCTCTTGTTAGTCCACTCCTTCTCTTGTTAGTCCACTCCTTCTCTTGTTAGTCCACTCCTTCATTTGCTGCCAGTAGAATACCGCCCTGCATCCCACTGCCGGCTTGTTTTTGAAGCTCAGCAGGGATGGTCCCAGTCGGTCCcagtcggtccctggatgggagatcagatgctgctggaaatggtgttggagggccagtaggaggcaccatttcctctggtctaaataaAATACCACAAAACCCCAGGGctgtgattggggacattgccctgtataCGGTGGCAACTtctggatgggatgttaaattgGTGTCTTgagtctctgtggtcactaaagatcccatggcacttatcataagagtagaggtgttaaccccggtgtcctggctacatTTCATATCTGGACCTCATACCGTCATGACCATCTAACTCTCCCCAGCTTTggctcatccctcctctcccctgtaactatttcccaggtcgttgctgtaaataaTGATGTGTTCTCTGTCAACTTAACTGgtaaaataaagatgaaataaaacagaactcaagcCTAGGACTCTAGTAGGATAATTCTTCAGGTCTCAAGCAAGGTTACCACTGGTGAAGACCTAACCTTTAGCTGGAGGGATGATGCTTATCTGTGGATAGAACTGATCAGACAACATGATAATGGAGGTTAGACAGACATAGGCTTACTCTGTGGTCTACTGTAGTCAGAGCATTGATAGCCTGGTCAAGCTGTTGAAAGCTGGCCTCAGTTAGGGACAGTTATCTGTTCTGTGTCAGATCTAAGAACATATAGAATAGAGAATATGGAGGCATTCTAGAATATAACAATAAAATGAGTAATTCTAATGCAGGGACGCTTTTTATTtaaaaacagaaacacaagacaGTTTCCAACATTTCGGATGAATGACTATATCAAAAGTATAAACAATAATGAAAAATTTTACCTCAAATATTGCACAGAAATTACTTCATTGTCCAGAAAGGGGTACACCTCCCCACGCCCATGAGTGAAGAAATGTATCAAATATATGTGTCATGAACCATATGCAGGCTACACTCAAGCAACACCTTTAGGTATacaactagcaacacatttagtgaaacaactagcaacacatttagttcAAAACCTAGCAACTACATTTAGGTAAACAACTAGAAATGACAATTGGTTAAAGAAATAGCAACTACATTTAATTAAacaactagcaacacatttagttaaacaactagcaacTAGATTTAGTTATACAACTAGCAACAGCATGTTGTTCAACAACTAGCAACTACATATAGTTAAACAACTAGCATCTACAAAAAGTTAAACAACTAGCAACTACCTTtagttaaacaactagcaacTACAATTAGTTGAacaactagcaacacatttagttaaacaaATACCAACATGATTtagttaaacaactagcaactacattttagttaaacaactagcaacTACCTTTAGTTAAACAACTAGCATCTACAAAAAGTTAAACAACTAGCAACTACCTTtagttaaacaactagcaacTACAATTAGTTGAacaactagcaacacatttaTTTAAACAAATACCAACATGATTtagttaaacaactagcaacTACATTTTAGTTAAACAACTAACAACACATTTAATTAAAAAACTAGCAACTACATTTAGTCAAACAATTAACAACTACATTTTGGTAAACAAATAGGTAATAGCTAATAGTTAAAACATTTGCAACTAAATTTGGTTAAACAACTAGCGACTACATTTAGCTAAACAATTAGCAACTACATTTTGGTAAACAAATAGCAACTACATTTCTGTAGAAAACTCTTCGATCGATGTTCAAATAAAATAACTGCATCGTGGTCATTCATGTATAGTCATTAATAACTGCTTCATGGTCATTGGTCATTTATGTATTGTCATTCACAGCAGTACACAGTAGTTGTTGTCTGAAATACAACCGAAATTCGCTAAATCACACCCTTTTTCAGTTCCTCTTAGCAACAAATATACAAACAAAGATATGTGTTAGCAATTAGGTGTTCAAATATACAAATAGGATCTGATAAAATGTTGggaatttaaaaaatgtttttgcttttttATGAGCAATTTAAATAAGATTATTATAAGTAATTTCAGATCAATCACAAAAAGTACACTCCAGACAGAGCATTTAAAAGGAATTGACAAAACAAATCTCAAACAGTGGTAGACATTTTGTACAGAGGACTTTTAACAACAAATTCAACACCTCAGCATGTCTCAACATTACATCTGCAATAACACACGGTCCTACATCAACCTCTGATGTCACATTTCAGTCCACAAGGTCCTACATCAACCTCTGATGTCACATGTCAGTCCACAAGGTCCTACATCAACCTCTGATGTCATGCTTCAGTCCACAAGGTTCTACATCAACCTCTGGTGTCACATGTCAGTCCACAAGGTTCTACATCATCTTATGATGTCACATTTCAGTCCACAAGGTTCAATATCAACCGCTGATGTCATGCTTCAGTCCACAAGGTTCAACATCAACCTCTGATCTCATGCTTCAGTCGGAGGTTTCAGTTTAGCCCACAGTCTGTCCCAGAAAGCCTGGTGCTGATTGGGGTCTTGGGGCCAGTCCAGATAGGTCCTGGTCTTCACCAGGCGAGCCAGCCTGTGGTGGGCAGACAGCCGACGAGGGGGGATCTTCTCCAGGAAGACCAGGAGGAGGATGTCCCTTTGCTCCACCTGCAGCCTGGAGGTGGCCAGCTTCATCTCCAGGGAGCACCAGTTACTGCGCAGGTAGTGGCGGCTGACTAGGCAGACGGTGCGTCGGCTCCGGTAGAGGCTGTCTGTAATGTTCTCCACAATGTCCTTCCCCAGCTGGAAGTCCCTGCTGTGCAGACAGAGGCGCAGGAAAGGAGGACCTCTCTGCTCCAGGTTGGGTAGCAGCTCCTCCACCACCCAGCGCTCGTCCTTCCCGCTATAGGAGACAAACGCATCGTAGTGGTAGCGCCCCGTGGTGTTGGATCGCATGGCCTCCGACAGCCAGCCAAGGGTGATgtggtagagggggaggaggtagggaCCGGCCAGGTTATGGACCAACACCACCAGCATGAAGAACAGGACTCCCAGGCCAGTCGCAGCAAAGAGCACAAAGCCCACCTCTGTTGTGCAGTTGGCTTCTGTGTACTTGACAAAATTAGGTGTGTCTAGTCCATTGTCCGACAAGCATATCAAGTCCTCCAAAGCATACATACCGGTTTTAGCATACGGACTAAGCATGATCACGTCAACCTGCCTGCACCCCTTTGCCCATGTAATGAGCCAAGCATTGTCACAACTGCAAAACATCTGTAAATTATTAAATGTCAAATGCTTAAGACTAGAGAGAGGTTCAGTAAAGCTGTAGAATACATTATAAACGTTCTCTATATGCAAATATCCTCTTTTCAAAGATTTAAAGTCTTTAGTTAAACTCCCCTCCAAAGAATAAATCCTGCAGTTGTCAAGTTCCAGAACCTCCAGTTTGGTCAAGTTGTGAAAAATGATGTCGGCAGAACGCTGTGTTAAAAGATCCACCTGTCGTAGAGTTTCCTCAGGTGAATCAGCTGATTAATTGATGTTAAATCAACCCTTTTAGCTGTAAGCTTAGATCTGTAGTCAAATGTTTCCACAGACGTGAAGTACTTTCCCATGAATTCAGATCCACAAAGGAATTCTTCGGCATCAGCATGAAGATGGGTTACAGACTGAAAGAAAGGTCTGTCACAGTCCTCAAATGACACCGTCTGACCTTTGAGCTGGAGACTCAGGTTCTGTTTAGATGTGATGTTACTGCCGATAGTCAACTGCATTGGCCTCATAGCTGAACTAATGTACAGATGAGTCAGCTGACTCAGAATGCCACCAAATATAAGTGTCAGATTCAGcttaatcacaggttctgttaGTGGATTTTTCACTTGCCCGAGAAACACTTGTCTAAGAGACGTGAGGTGTGTGAAAGACATTGCCTCAATGTTGTGAATAAGTGGATTGTTCCTGAGGTCTAACGATGTCAAACTATGTAAACCAAAAAATGTGTTTGCATTTATCTGTGTTATCTTATTTATTGTAATGTCTAAGGACTCCAGATTTGTCAACCCCAGGAAAGCAAAGTCTTCAATGTTTGAAATTAAATTCTGTGTTAAATCCAGATACTGCAGCTCAACAAGACAGCTAAATTGTTTAGCAAAAAGCATGTGTAGCTTGTTCAACCTTAAAGTCAGTTTTTTCAGTTGTAAACCAAAACATGTGTTTGTAGTTATCTGTGTAATATTATTTATTCCAATGTCTAAGGATTCCAGATTTGTCAACCCCAGGAAAGCAAAGTCATCAATGTTTGAAATTGAATTATCTGCTAAATCCAAATACTGCAAGTTAACAAGACAGCTAAATTGTTTTGCAAAAAGCATGTGTATATTGTTCAACTCTAAAGTCAGTTTTGTTAACCATGTGATTGGTTGTTTTTGGAAGGAGCAAATATCAAGTCTGTTATCGTTCAGGCCGTCCATTTTTAATTGGTTAAGGTTTTTGAGACTGGAAATAAAATGCCATTCCAAATATGGAGTAGAACGGAAAAAGCCAGGTCCACGTAAATACATATATTCTAGCCCAACGCACAGTTCAACACTGGACATAGAGAAGCTGCTTGTATTGACATTGTATAAATATATTTTCTTGATTGAAAGCAAAAACactagattacagatactttcaATATCTATTTCATTGCTACCAAAGTAACTGAAGTACTGGATTTGCTGAATCCCAGACAGGGGAAGGTGCAGTAGAACTTCCTGGCTGAAAGCCCCTGTTAACCTTGTGAGGTTCTGGAGCCAAGCCAGTGCACCTTcctctatatgtgttatttcaccaAATGATAAGTCAGATAATGCTAGATTGTTAAAAACAGGTGTCACACTTTCGTTGGTGTTTAAGATGAAGCAGTTTGATTGGTTTAATGATTGTATCTTTGGTGCGTCTATGTTTAGCTCTATAAGTGACTTTATATTCATTATTCTGCATAGTACCTCTGACAAATCAAGTACACAGGGTTCCCTAATGATGAGAGTTTGTAACTGAGTCATGCCATGGAAAACATCTGGGGCCATTGCTGATAGACTATAACCCCATATGGTCAAATTACTCAGCTTGACTAGATCTCTGAATGTATGAGGCCCAATATGACAATCACAGCATCCAGAGCCTATTCTATTCAAATGTAAATACTGCAGATTTGGAAGGTGACTATTCCCAGTTGGAAGGATTTGAGTTAAACATCCCTCAATGTACAGGTACTCCAGATCctgaaactgagagaaaaagccCAGAGACATGGAtctattttcaccatgtttcatagATATGCAGAGGGTATTGATATTAGGGGGAAGTCCAAGTAGATCCTCCTCGATGGCTGTGACACCTTCACAGGCAGCAGTATAATGTTCTACATGATGAGGTAGGTAGGTGCAGGTCCAGAGGAAAAAGTGTCCCAAGTCTTCACCACTGTCATAGATCTGGCATTTAGGATGCATCCATCCACTAGCACTCTGAATCCACAGGAACAGGACGGCAGGGTGGGAAAACATAGCTCTCATCTCTCACAACGTCAGTCAAATCTACTGAGATAATAATCAGAATAGTTTGGTTCTGGTGGATATCTGTAGAACGTTGGTTTGATAGAGTACCATCCTTGTGAACGCTGTAAACAGTATGGAgtctctcttcttcttgttgtTTGTCAGATGGGTCCTCCTTGGTAACAAACAGCAGCTCATACCTTTTGGTTGTTCCAATGTTCTTCCCTTTCACCCTGCAGTTGAATTGTATTTCAAGGTTACATGAGTAAATATTTCTTTGTTAGTTTGGTTCCAAAAGTAAAGAAACAATAAAATGTCCCACAGACAATGAAGGAATGGATGCAGAGCTGCAACGTGTTCTCTGACCGTCACAGTTGATGTCTGAATGCGTCCGAGGAGCAGCATCCTGTTTGTACAGCACAGTCACACTGTATGTTAAACAGCTTGTGAAAGTCTATTTTTACCTGTttttacatctctctctttcagttcCTGAAAAGAAACTTACAgtcaataaaaatacaatttacaTGAAGGACCTGTTTGGACGTGATAGATTAAAGAAGTCACATGAGTCTCACTAAAATATCAGCAGATTGTAATGAAATATGAATTTGAGTACAGTACCTCATTATTGTTTTACTTTAATTAATTCTCTAGTACAAATAAATATCAAAAGAGGAAGTGGGTAACTTCTTTAATGAAGTTGTGCTGTTgacactattattattattattattattatttttaatattattattattattactctgGGGCTGTAGTCCTCTTCAGAGCACATGCCTCTATAATGACATTATTACTCTGGGCTGTAGTCCTCTTCAGAGCACATGCCTCTATAATGACATTATTACTCTGGGCTGTAGTCCTCTTCAGAGCCCATGCCTTTATAATGATTTTAATACTGTGGACTGTAGTCCTCTTCAGAGCCCTGTGACATGCCTCTATAATGTAAGGGAACAACCCCTGAAACGGACAAAAATGAATGGGAAGTTATTGGCACCGTACAAAACATATACACGATGTACAATACCACTCAATTCGGCGTCGTTTCATTCAAAACTGATTGCAAATGCCATATGGCAAATGTCAACTGTAACACTGCAAAAATCCTATAGATGGCGAGTGCACTTTACCGTAATTTTTCATATTGCAAATGAAACACAAGTCAAGACCCAAGAGTAAAATTTtgaaaaaaaattctaaaaatcaAAAACGTATCCCCCCcttaaacttctctaggatagggggcagagttttcacttttgtaaaaatagcgtgcccaatctcaacttccttctactcatccccagaatataagatatgcatattattagtagatttggatagaaaacactctgaagtttctaaaactgtttgagtcATAtatgtaagtataacagaacttatgtagcaggcaaaacccagaggactaaccataattcttttttttttaagtcactgtctgttcaatgagatttcattgggaagCCAGATTTCTAACCACTCTGTTCtcagtttctactgcttccaatggatgtcaccagtcttaggaaataggttgaggttattcatttgtgcaatgaagaagaaggcCATCAGGAAGTAGAGTAACGGTGCAATGAAGCAGAAGGCCATCAGGAAGTAAAGTatgtcatgtgtactgtttgagagttgcgcaagactaaagAAAGTAGAGTTAGTTTGTTTATCTCCTGttttgaaaacagatagacccgtcttcaatttgatcgattattaacgtttacaaataccttaagttgtatgacaaaagtactttgaaatgttttggcaaagtttagaggtaattttttagatattttgtagtgactttgcgcaaattggaagctgtttttttctggatcaaccgcgccaaataaatggacaatttggatatatatggacggaattaatggaacaaaaggaccatttgtgatgtttatgggacatattggagtgccaccaaaagaatctcgtcaaaggcaattcatgttttatattttatatctgcgttttgagttgcgcctgcagggttgaaatatgctactctctctttgttgacattgtgctatcatcagataatagcatcttatgctttcgccaaaaagcctttttgaaatctgacatgttggctggattcacaacgagtgtagctttaatttggtatcttacatgtgtgatttaatgaaagtttgattttatataatttttttgaatttggcgctctacattttccctggctattggccaagtgggacgctaccgtcccgctatcccagagaggttaaaaacgtgctttctggaccgtttttttgaaattctttaaatttttatgtcaattacacatgtataagaactgtatgaacatacttttgtcaaattttattatcatatatatattttttaaatgtttacttgtccataaggaatatgttttgtccacttgcaatatgatttcataggaagtcaaaattCGAAAATGAGAAATTTGAAAAAACTTATCGCCtcctttaaaaaagtgctttctggaccgtttttcgaaattctttcgatttttatgtcaattactaatgtataagaactgtatgaacgggtggggggtgctccctaccCAACCGTTGACCCCTTTCTCCCCACTAAAGGCATTGTAATCGCCAGGTGCACGGCTGttcatttgcaatatgtttcaatgggcatttaccatcacgaatttgacatgctcaaaaatactgcagaaatgcaaaAGTGACTGACCCGATGAACTCGGGATGGCCGGGCaatgatagtggttcctctccatcgctcgttgtgttgatttcataatgtccatttggtgatgttttttcactgttgaatcatattgcaaatgtacagaCATCCATTTtttaaaacctccataaatcactcaggctgGCTCCCATTGGCTTGGGgccgtagtatagtgctcccatAGCATGCATGGAAGTGTGAATGACCCCTAAAAGCATTTACAACCGTATTGAAAATcgtgcctggtaacccaaaacatgAAACAAAGAATATTttcgagaagaaaaaacagaatatttttttactttttttgaaaacctccataaatcactcaggctaGCCCCCATTGACTTGGGGCCGTAGTATATTGCTCCCATAGCGGTtatggaagtctggatgccccctgtgtcagatttcaaaaaaactttatggaaaaaacacaccatgcaataatctgagacggcgctcagaacaatagccaaattagccgccatgttggagtcaacagaaaccagaaaatacatgataaatgtttccttacctttgatgattttcatcagaatgcattcccaggaatcccaggtccacaataaatgcttgatttgttcgataatgtctgttatttatgtccaattagctactttggttagcgtgtttggtaaacaattccaaagtcacaaagcgcgtccactataacgtgacgaaatgtccaaaagttccataacagtcagtagaaacatgtcaaacgatgtactgaatcaatctttagaatgttgttaacatacatcttgaataacattccaaccggagaattacatcgacttTAGTTGAGCATGGAACAGAGCTGCCTATCACATGAACGCGTGTGGTCAAAGCATGgccagctcgtggcagtggtgactaattcctgtctccttcggccccccttcacattagagtcatcagacaaagttctgttgactgttgacatctagtggaagccgtaggaagtgaaaactcatccatatctcgctgtaatttcaatgagagcttggttgaaaatctgccaccctcagaaaaattccaaacaggaagtggaacttctcaggtttttgcctgccatatgagttctgtttatactcatagacataattcaaacagttttaaaaacttcagagtgttttctatccaatactaataataatatgtatatattagcaattatgactgaggagcaggccgtttactcttggcacctctgtgcacctgtcacgccctggccttagttatctttgttttctttattattttagttaggtcagggtgtgacatgggggatgtatgtgttttgtattgtctaggggttttgtatgtttatggggcagtgtctagtctaggtgtatatatgtctatggttgcctagattggttctaaattagagacagctgtctatcgttgtctctgattgggaaccatatttaggcagccatattcattgggtagttcgtgggttattgtctatgtcattacgtaagttgcctgtgtctgcacttgtcgtagtatagcttcacggtcgtttgttgttttgtaagtctGTTTAAGTATTCTTCGTTACgttataataaatagaagaatgtatttatatcacgctgcaccttggtcctcctctcttccacgttacgacgatcgtgacagcacctttcatccaagctactcaatactgcccctgcagccataacaagttaaaacCGTTTTGAAAATTGTGCCTGGTAATCCGAAAataataccaggtgcacgaaaacATAGCCTAATTTCTGAGAagtttttgaaaacctccataaatcactcaggccagcccccattgatttggggccgtaCTATAGTGCTCCCATAGTGGTtatggaagtctggatgccccctaaaagcatttaaaactGTTTTGAAAATGGTGCTTGGTATACCAAAAAAAGAAACATAGCCtaaaatactgcagaaatgcaaaATTGACTGGCCTGATGAACTCGGGatgtgatagtggttcctctccatcgctcgttgtgttgatttcatcatgtccatttggtgatgtttATTCACTGTTGAAtcatattacattttacattacatttaagtaatttagcagacgctcttatccagagcgacttacaaattggaaagttcatacatattcatcctggtccccccgtggggaatgaacccacaaccctggcgttgcaagcgccatgctctaccaactgagccacacgggattgtagagaatcaatcttcaggatgttgttatcatttatatccaataaggttccaaccagagaaatcttttcagtctctataagtaatggaacgcaagaggATATAATGACGAAAGCGCacgaccaagaactggcaatctgccagaccactgactcattcccctcccatcctgTCCCATATTCACTGTTTAAACatgttgcaaatgtacaaaagtaaactagcaagtcagtgtccatcagtcaattagatattttcagacaccaaactgatacaaactgacaccgcacccactttttccaactcgtttagaagccaactatcacatatttcagagcaagCCCAAAATTCACAACGCCTtctatttaaaccataataaaaacaTATAACACGTAGTTACGTTCTAGCTGCGGATCCAGTTCTGACATTGTGTGTAggcctatgtgaggcgacctcgaatcccaagtttcggctcgataggtcatttggTGCCCGAGCAAGACCTTAATTGGTGCAGAAAATCCACctttttccatgccttgctacggggtccttgaatgagctatcggaccgAAACGttggggtccgtctctatgggccgagccggtttcaatgcacctagtcttgcgactcggggacttttctaaatgtcatcATTTTCGTaatggtcaaaatgaattgaagttattgcaaatgtacaagaCTGTTTCTCGTTCTGAGAACCTGCCTCATAACTCACCGTGCACTATCGACCTGAGCTCTTTAACAGGTTTCTAAAGTTtcacgaaattacatcataaataatcccttacctttgattatcttcatcagaatgcaatgccaggaatcctagttccacaataaatcgttgttttgttcgataatgtccattacttatgtccaattagctaattttgctaaTGGGTAGTACCCGtctccaaacgctcgcgcagatgcaggcaaacgtcggacgaaaacttcaaaaagttatattccaggtcgaataaactggtcaaactttgtagagaatcaatcttcaggatgttgttatcatttatatccaataaggttccaaccagagaaatcttttcagtctctataagtaatggaacgcaagaggATATAATGACGAAAGCGCacgaccaagaactggcaatctgccagaccactgactcattcccctcccatcctgtcccacaacacagcataagcttcattccacgttctactgactgttgacatctaatggaaggcgcatgaagtgcaaacagatccatatattacagggaattgaataggcgatgactttaataagggactctggtgaatagagacaagctcagatttctaacgtcctgttttgatttcaactcaggattttgcctgccaataatatctcacagacataattcaaacagttttagaaacttagtgttttctatccaatactaaaaataatatgcaaatattaggaactatgactaaggagcaggccgtttgaaatgggcacctttcatccaagctactcaatactgcccctgcagccataagaagttaactaaaTTAAGTTGTAGTTCTTTTACTAAATAtgttgctagttgtttaactaaatgtagttgctagttgtttaactaAATGTAGTTGCTAGTTTTTTAACTACATGTGGTTGCTAATTGTTTAACTAAATCTAGGTACTAGTTTTATAATTAAATGTCGTTGCTAGTTGCTTAACTAAACGTAGCTTCTAGTTGTTTAACTAAAGTAgttgctagttgtttaactaAATGTATTTGCTAGTTGCTTAACTAAACGTAgttgctagttgtttaactaaatatgttgctagttgtttaactaAATGTAGTTGCTAGTTGTTTGCCTAAATGTAGTTGCTAGTTGTTTTACTAAATAtgttgctagttgtttaactaAAAGTAGTTGCTCGTTGTTGAACAAAATCTAGGTGATTTTTGATTAGCTGAATGtgttgctagttgtttaactaAATGTGCTGCTAGTTGTTTAACTAAATGTAGTTGCTAGGTGTTTAACTAAATGTGCTGCTAGTTGTTTAACTAAATGTAgttgctagttgtttaactaaatatgttgctagttgtttaactaAATGTAGTTGCTAGTTGTTTACCTAAATGTAGTTGCTAGCTGTTGGACTAAATGTAgttgctagttgtttaactaaatgtgttgCTTGAGTGTTGCCTGtatatttacatttacgtcatttagcagacgctcttatccag
The sequence above is a segment of the Salvelinus alpinus chromosome 1, SLU_Salpinus.1, whole genome shotgun sequence genome. Coding sequences within it:
- the LOC139570789 gene encoding toll-like receptor 13 yields the protein SADSPEETLRQVDLLTQRSADIIFHNLTKLEVLELDNCRIYSLEGSLTKDFKSLKRGYLHIENVYNVFYSFTEPLSSLKHLTFNNLQMFCSCDNAWLITWAKGCRQVDVIMLSPYAKTGMYALEDLICLSDNGLDTPNFVKYTEANCTTEVGFVLFAATGLGVLFFMLVVLVHNLAGPYLLPLYHITLGWLSEAMRSNTTGRYHYDAFVSYSGKDERWVVEELLPNLEQRGPPFLRLCLHSRDFQLGKDIVENITDSLYRSRRTVCLVSRHYLRSNWCSLEMKLATSRLQVEQRDILLLVFLEKIPPRRLSAHHRLARLVKTRTYLDWPQDPNQHQAFWDRLWAKLKPPTEA